One window from the genome of Kaistella carnis encodes:
- the aroC gene encoding chorismate synthase, whose amino-acid sequence MFNLGNFLTLATFGESHGPAYGGIITNFPAGLEINLEEVQHQLDRRKPGQSSIVTQRKESDTVKILSGIFERQTTGTPIGFMIENENQKSKDYDHIAKSYRPSHADFTYEQKFGIRDYRGGGKSSARETVNWVVAGSLAKQLLPKEVEIKAYVSSVGEIFCEKPYQDLDFSKIDSNDVRCPDPETAEKMISRIKEIKKEGNTIGGTITCVIKNLPIGIGEPVFGKLQAELGKAMLNINACKGFEYGSGFCGAKMTGKDHNDLFNEDFSTKTNLSGGIQGGISNGMDVYFRVAFKPVATILRPQESFDSEGNPIIVEGKGRHDPCVLPRAVPIVENLAAFVLADLFLINKLRKHSM is encoded by the coding sequence ATGTTCAATTTAGGAAATTTTCTCACGCTCGCTACCTTTGGTGAAAGTCACGGACCTGCTTATGGCGGAATTATCACCAACTTTCCTGCAGGTTTAGAAATTAATTTGGAGGAGGTTCAGCATCAACTTGACCGGCGAAAACCGGGTCAAAGTTCCATCGTTACCCAAAGAAAAGAAAGCGATACCGTGAAAATCCTCTCGGGCATTTTTGAGCGCCAAACGACCGGAACCCCCATTGGTTTTATGATCGAAAATGAAAATCAAAAATCAAAAGATTACGATCATATCGCAAAATCATATCGCCCAAGTCACGCCGATTTTACTTACGAGCAGAAATTTGGAATCCGGGATTATCGCGGTGGTGGAAAATCTTCCGCGCGCGAAACCGTAAACTGGGTCGTCGCTGGAAGTCTGGCCAAACAACTTTTACCGAAAGAGGTAGAGATTAAGGCGTATGTTTCGTCAGTCGGCGAAATATTTTGTGAGAAACCGTATCAGGATTTAGATTTTTCTAAAATTGACAGTAATGATGTTCGCTGTCCGGATCCTGAAACTGCAGAAAAAATGATTTCCAGGATCAAAGAAATTAAAAAAGAAGGAAACACCATCGGCGGAACGATTACCTGTGTGATTAAAAATCTTCCAATCGGAATAGGAGAACCTGTTTTCGGAAAACTTCAGGCAGAATTGGGAAAAGCCATGCTGAATATCAACGCTTGCAAAGGTTTTGAATACGGAAGCGGTTTTTGTGGCGCAAAAATGACGGGGAAAGACCACAACGATTTATTTAATGAAGATTTTTCCACCAAAACGAATCTTTCTGGTGGAATCCAAGGCGGAATTTCAAACGGAATGGATGTTTACTTTCGGGTAGCTTTTAAACCTGTGGCAACCATTTTACGCCCTCAGGAAAGTTTTGATTCGGAGGGAAATCCCATTATTGTAGAAGGAAAAGGGCGACATGATCCTTGTGTTCTGCCACGAGCGGTTCCTATCGTGGAAAATCTCGCCGCTTTTGTTTTGGCAGATTTATTTTTAATTAATAAACTCCGGAAACATTCAATGTGA
- a CDS encoding thioredoxin family protein, whose amino-acid sequence MKNYWQNAITFDEYLKVAEDRFHNNPNKEDEYQEYYELGLQRTNRTVKTFKIDEEQMQRAKSKNFKGKLLIISEPWCGDASATVPAAAKFFEAAGNEVRIFLRDSDPTLIDQFLTNGTQSIPKVIILTEEDQVKAVWGPRPKYGNDLLKKFKENPETYPREEFYNDLQVYYAKNRGHDAIEEIIELL is encoded by the coding sequence ATGAAGAATTACTGGCAAAATGCGATCACTTTTGACGAATATTTAAAAGTAGCGGAAGATCGCTTTCATAACAACCCTAACAAAGAGGATGAATATCAGGAATATTACGAACTTGGACTTCAAAGAACCAATCGTACCGTAAAAACGTTTAAGATTGATGAAGAACAAATGCAGCGCGCAAAATCTAAGAATTTTAAGGGTAAATTATTGATCATTTCCGAACCGTGGTGTGGTGATGCAAGTGCAACCGTTCCTGCTGCAGCCAAATTTTTCGAAGCTGCCGGAAACGAAGTTCGAATTTTCTTACGCGACAGTGATCCTACTTTGATTGATCAGTTTCTGACCAATGGAACGCAGTCCATTCCAAAAGTGATTATTCTGACGGAAGAGGATCAGGTAAAAGCAGTTTGGGGTCCACGTCCAAAATATGGAAATGACCTTTTGAAAAAATTTAAAGAAAATCCTGAAACCTATCCAAGAGAAGAATTTTATAATGACTTGCAGGTTTATTATGCTAAAAACCGTGGCCATGATGCAATCGAAGAAATTATTGAACTTCTTTAA
- a CDS encoding TlpA family protein disulfide reductase, whose amino-acid sequence MNFLKKNAFFIIALIFVAILYLFPAVKLKLKDLFFPVAAIENAITLSDTDYDIQLKGINVPDTNLKAFKGDKLVLLNFWGTWCPPCREEWPTIQKLYESRKDKVDFVLIAMQDKEEDVVEFMKKNNYTVPVYIAQSPITNHVLPKVFPTTFLLDKNGRILLKEDGTKDWNSKSVHEFIDNFTK is encoded by the coding sequence ATGAATTTCCTTAAAAAAAATGCCTTTTTTATCATAGCCCTTATTTTCGTGGCGATTCTCTATCTGTTTCCTGCGGTGAAACTGAAATTGAAAGACCTCTTCTTTCCTGTAGCAGCCATAGAAAATGCCATCACTTTAAGCGATACCGATTATGATATTCAGTTGAAAGGAATTAATGTTCCCGACACCAACCTGAAAGCATTTAAAGGCGATAAACTCGTTTTACTCAACTTTTGGGGAACTTGGTGTCCACCTTGTCGCGAAGAATGGCCGACGATTCAAAAATTATATGAGTCACGAAAAGATAAAGTTGATTTTGTACTCATCGCCATGCAGGATAAGGAGGAAGATGTAGTGGAGTTTATGAAAAAAAACAACTATACCGTTCCTGTTTATATCGCGCAAAGTCCGATTACAAATCATGTTTTGCCGAAGGTTTTTCCCACAACTTTTTTATTGGATAAAAATGGAAGAATTCTCTTAAAAGAAGATGGCACGAAAGATTGGAACTCCAAATCGGTTCATGAATTTATCGATAATTTCACCAAATAA
- a CDS encoding YkvA family protein: MKVSKIQLAKEAFKHKGFIQKIPVIIRMIKSAMKKGGYKPHFKNVIVPGLVFVYLISPIDIIPDWIPVIGVLDDLALLAFAIPLLVTEAEKFIAWEASRKSDDLMIEEAEVVR, encoded by the coding sequence ATGAAAGTATCAAAAATTCAACTTGCCAAAGAAGCATTTAAACACAAAGGATTTATCCAAAAAATCCCCGTTATAATTCGCATGATTAAATCTGCTATGAAAAAGGGAGGATACAAGCCACATTTTAAAAATGTGATTGTTCCGGGATTGGTTTTTGTGTACCTCATTTCGCCCATCGACATCATTCCGGACTGGATTCCCGTGATTGGCGTGTTAGACGACTTGGCGTTGCTTGCTTTTGCTATACCGCTTTTGGTGACCGAGGCTGAGAAATTCATCGCCTGGGAAGCTTCAAGAAAATCGGACGATCTGATGATCGAGGAAGCCGAAGTGGTTCGTTAA
- the miaA gene encoding tRNA (adenosine(37)-N6)-dimethylallyltransferase MiaA encodes MIFGLLLFEKNKEIYSVKKLISIIGTTGIGKTKLAIQIAQHFSTEIISCDSRQFFKEMKIGTATPSAEELAQVPHHFIGNLSIKDYYSIGQFEKDAIQKLEELFRTRDIVVMVGGSMMYEKAVLEGLHDLPEANEENQTKLQRMLNDEGIGKLQTLLKDLDIDYYNKVDKDNPRRLFRAIDIIWQTGKTYTENIADQVNKRDFEVIRIGIQSPREIIYERINQRVDLMVKNGLVEEVESLIPFKNNLALRTVGYSELFNYFNENWTLDFAIEEIKKNSRRFAKRQLTWYRKEDNINWVNFENLVEESLSLLNTLNIKK; translated from the coding sequence ATGATTTTCGGACTTCTTTTATTCGAAAAAAATAAGGAAATTTACAGCGTGAAAAAACTCATCTCCATTATTGGGACCACCGGAATCGGCAAAACAAAACTCGCCATCCAAATCGCCCAGCATTTTAGTACAGAAATAATCTCCTGCGATTCCCGACAGTTTTTTAAGGAAATGAAAATTGGTACTGCGACACCTTCTGCAGAAGAATTGGCTCAGGTTCCTCATCACTTTATCGGAAATTTATCAATAAAGGATTATTATTCCATTGGGCAATTTGAAAAAGACGCCATTCAGAAATTAGAAGAACTTTTCCGGACACGTGATATTGTGGTCATGGTCGGCGGAAGTATGATGTATGAAAAAGCAGTCCTCGAAGGTCTTCACGATTTACCCGAAGCCAATGAAGAAAACCAGACCAAACTTCAGAGAATGCTGAATGACGAAGGAATCGGAAAACTTCAAACGTTACTGAAAGATTTAGATATTGATTATTATAACAAAGTAGACAAAGATAATCCACGTCGCCTTTTCCGCGCGATTGATATCATTTGGCAAACCGGGAAAACGTACACTGAAAATATCGCTGATCAAGTGAATAAACGCGATTTCGAAGTCATTCGAATTGGGATACAGTCACCACGGGAAATTATTTATGAACGAATCAATCAACGCGTAGATCTTATGGTGAAAAATGGATTGGTGGAGGAAGTGGAATCATTAATTCCCTTCAAAAACAATTTAGCTTTGCGAACCGTGGGTTATTCTGAACTCTTCAACTATTTCAATGAAAACTGGACTTTGGATTTTGCCATCGAAGAAATCAAAAAAAATTCCCGCAGATTCGCAAAACGGCAATTAACCTGGTATCGGAAAGAGGATAATATCAACTGGGTAAATTTTGAAAATTTGGTAGAAGAATCCTTATCTTTGCTCAACACTTTAAACATCAAAAAATAA
- a CDS encoding thioredoxin family protein, producing MADTFSKMLALGTKAPFFELPNPSQSNEMQSLEDLKGEKGTLVIFMCNHCPFLLHIIDKLTELYEDYQEQGIEFIAINSNNVDKYPADAPEKMIEFQVERKFDFPYLYDESQAIAKAYDAACTPDFFFFDEKLDLIYRGQMDDSRPGNQKEITGEDLIIAFENLLAGGPQEELQKPSMGCGIKWKE from the coding sequence ATGGCAGATACTTTTTCAAAAATGCTCGCATTGGGAACCAAAGCACCTTTTTTCGAACTTCCGAATCCTTCCCAAAGCAACGAAATGCAATCTCTGGAGGACTTGAAAGGGGAAAAAGGAACCCTTGTCATCTTTATGTGTAATCATTGTCCGTTTCTGCTTCATATTATTGATAAACTTACCGAATTGTATGAGGATTATCAGGAACAGGGAATTGAATTTATCGCCATTAATTCAAATAATGTAGATAAATATCCCGCGGATGCTCCCGAAAAAATGATTGAATTTCAAGTGGAAAGAAAATTTGACTTCCCGTATTTGTACGATGAAAGTCAGGCGATCGCAAAAGCCTATGACGCTGCATGTACGCCAGATTTTTTCTTCTTTGATGAAAAACTTGATTTAATTTACCGCGGACAAATGGATGATTCCAGACCCGGAAATCAAAAGGAAATTACAGGAGAAGATTTAATTATTGCTTTCGAAAACTTACTCGCGGGTGGACCACAGGAAGAATTGCAGAAACCAAGCATGGGTTGCGGAATCAAGTGGAAAGAATAA
- a CDS encoding MBL fold metallo-hydrolase, which produces MITIKSFTFNPFSENTYIISNQQKAAYLIDPGNFTDAETDVLEKFIEDHELNIQNILLTHAHIDHVLGLQKAFDRYKVPVLMHELDQEILDRNPMDANRFGFFFKRFEGDISYLKENEIISLGDDSFKILHVPGHSPGSMAFYNEAQKFIISGDVLFQGSIGRTDLYKGNHETLITQIKTKLFVLPEETQVYNGHGNPTTIGFEKNYNPYF; this is translated from the coding sequence ATGATCACAATAAAATCCTTTACATTCAATCCTTTCTCCGAAAACACCTATATCATTTCCAATCAGCAGAAAGCTGCTTACCTCATCGATCCGGGAAATTTTACCGATGCTGAAACTGATGTTTTAGAAAAATTTATTGAAGATCATGAATTGAATATTCAAAACATTTTGTTAACCCACGCACATATCGATCATGTTTTGGGTTTGCAAAAAGCCTTTGATCGTTACAAAGTTCCTGTTTTAATGCATGAACTCGATCAGGAAATCCTGGACCGTAATCCTATGGATGCGAACAGATTCGGCTTTTTCTTTAAACGTTTTGAAGGCGACATCTCCTATTTAAAAGAAAACGAAATCATCAGTTTGGGCGATGACTCATTTAAAATCCTTCATGTACCCGGGCATTCTCCGGGAAGTATGGCTTTCTACAACGAAGCGCAGAAATTCATTATTTCCGGCGATGTCTTATTTCAAGGAAGTATAGGCAGAACCGATTTGTATAAAGGAAATCACGAAACCCTGATCACGCAAATTAAAACGAAACTTTTTGTGCTTCCGGAAGAAACCCAAGTTTACAACGGACACGGAAATCCCACCACAATTGGATTCGAAAAAAATTACAATCCTTATTTTTAG
- a CDS encoding type II toxin-antitoxin system RelE/ParE family toxin, with amino-acid sequence MKVLLSDRAKFQLKESVHFYEKRKTGLGEKLTNSVTSKLKFVASNPLSSEIKYDEVHVTYLKHFPFAIHYLYINEQSVIFVSAIFHTSQNPNKLR; translated from the coding sequence ATGAAAGTTTTACTTTCTGACAGAGCGAAATTTCAATTGAAAGAATCAGTCCATTTTTATGAGAAAAGGAAGACAGGTTTGGGGGAAAAATTAACGAATTCAGTTACCAGTAAATTAAAGTTTGTTGCTTCAAATCCTTTGTCATCTGAAATAAAATACGACGAAGTTCACGTAACGTATTTAAAGCATTTCCCTTTCGCTATTCACTATTTATATATAAACGAGCAATCAGTAATTTTTGTTTCCGCAATTTTTCATACTTCTCAAAATCCTAACAAACTGAGATAA
- the hemH gene encoding ferrochelatase yields MSKKGILLVNLGSPRSTKVEDVREYLDEFLMDEKVIDYRWFFRTLLVRGIILNTRPKKSAEAYKTVWTDEGSPLIFITERIKNKLEKIVDVPVEIGMRYAEPSIETGIRKLTDQGVTEIVLFPLYPQYAMSTTETVIDKAEEVRKKHFPNIKINYVQPFYNREIYIDCLAESIREKLPETFDALQFSYHGVPERHIFKTDPTKTCNLNDCCSRDSNPSHQFCYRHQCFKVTEEVIKKLNLPKEKVMVTFQSRLGNDKWMEPYTDETLENLGKKGIKNLAIVCPAFVSDCLETLEEISVEGKEQFMHGGGETYNYIPCLNDEDRWIEVVKTLCEEKLHEFYLV; encoded by the coding sequence ATGTCGAAAAAAGGAATTTTATTAGTTAATCTTGGGTCGCCACGATCGACGAAAGTTGAGGATGTTAGGGAGTATCTGGATGAGTTTTTAATGGATGAAAAGGTGATTGATTATCGCTGGTTTTTCCGAACATTATTGGTGCGTGGGATTATTTTGAATACGCGACCGAAAAAATCTGCAGAAGCCTATAAAACGGTTTGGACGGATGAAGGTTCGCCTTTAATTTTCATTACGGAAAGGATTAAAAATAAACTCGAAAAAATCGTAGATGTTCCCGTAGAAATCGGAATGCGCTACGCTGAACCGAGCATCGAAACCGGAATTCGGAAATTGACCGATCAAGGTGTTACAGAAATCGTTCTCTTCCCACTCTATCCGCAATACGCGATGAGTACGACGGAAACGGTGATTGACAAAGCAGAAGAGGTGCGCAAGAAACATTTCCCTAATATTAAAATTAATTACGTTCAGCCTTTTTATAACCGTGAAATTTATATCGATTGTTTAGCAGAAAGTATCCGCGAGAAATTACCGGAAACTTTTGATGCTTTACAATTCTCTTATCACGGTGTTCCGGAAAGACATATTTTTAAAACCGATCCTACCAAAACCTGTAATTTAAACGACTGTTGTTCTCGAGATAGTAATCCGAGTCATCAGTTTTGCTACAGACATCAGTGCTTTAAGGTGACGGAAGAGGTGATCAAGAAATTAAATTTACCGAAAGAAAAAGTGATGGTTACTTTCCAGTCCCGTTTGGGAAATGATAAATGGATGGAACCTTATACAGATGAAACTTTGGAGAATTTAGGTAAAAAAGGAATTAAAAATCTGGCAATTGTGTGTCCTGCTTTTGTGTCTGACTGTTTGGAGACTTTGGAAGAAATTTCAGTTGAAGGGAAAGAACAGTTTATGCATGGTGGTGGGGAAACCTACAATTATATTCCGTGTTTGAACGATGAAGACCGTTGGATTGAGGTCGTAAAAACTTTGTGCGAGGAAAAGCTGCACGAGTTTTATTTGGTGTAA
- a CDS encoding NifU family protein, whose translation MRPIIIEPTENPKVMKFVADYNLIPGSLELDRNSDIKEIPLAQELFKYPFVERVFVTANFIAVAKQEGVEWENVIGPLKEIIQNELAANPRIYLQKKNEEYLIYAEMTPNPMVMKFVSNTQLIDGFIEVKSPEEAAEVPLAKAIFDEYDFAKEVFISDNFVAVTKNVSVEWHEVMVKMRTFVAEYLQSGGVVSNAVAQKHASPAATIMNREYTEDEQKISDILNEYVAPAVEGDGGKISLMEYDAETKTAKMLMQGACSGCPSSTATLKGGIENILKQFLPELVEKVEAVNG comes from the coding sequence ATGAGACCAATTATTATAGAGCCTACAGAAAATCCGAAAGTAATGAAGTTTGTAGCCGATTACAACTTGATCCCGGGTTCTCTGGAACTCGACCGAAATTCTGATATTAAAGAAATTCCTTTAGCTCAGGAACTTTTTAAATATCCTTTCGTAGAAAGAGTTTTTGTTACGGCAAACTTTATTGCAGTAGCTAAGCAAGAGGGTGTTGAATGGGAAAACGTGATCGGACCTTTAAAAGAAATTATTCAAAACGAACTGGCGGCAAATCCTCGAATTTATCTTCAGAAAAAAAATGAGGAGTATCTTATTTATGCAGAAATGACTCCAAATCCGATGGTGATGAAATTCGTTTCTAATACGCAACTTATCGATGGATTTATAGAAGTAAAATCTCCCGAAGAAGCTGCAGAAGTTCCTTTGGCGAAAGCTATTTTTGATGAATACGATTTTGCAAAAGAAGTTTTTATTTCTGATAACTTCGTGGCAGTTACAAAAAATGTATCCGTTGAATGGCATGAAGTAATGGTGAAGATGCGCACCTTTGTTGCCGAATATCTACAAAGTGGTGGAGTTGTTTCCAATGCTGTCGCGCAGAAACATGCAAGTCCTGCAGCTACGATTATGAATAGAGAATATACGGAAGACGAACAGAAAATTTCTGATATTTTAAACGAATATGTCGCTCCGGCGGTAGAAGGCGACGGTGGAAAAATTTCTTTAATGGAATACGATGCTGAAACTAAAACTGCAAAAATGTTAATGCAGGGTGCGTGTTCTGGTTGTCCAAGTTCTACAGCAACTTTAAAAGGTGGAATTGAAAATATCCTGAAACAGTTTTTACCTGAACTGGTAGAGAAAGTTGAAGCGGTGAACGGTTGA
- a CDS encoding gamma carbonic anhydrase family protein yields the protein MALIKELLGKTPQIGNDTFLAETATIIGDVTMGKECSIWYNAVIRGDVNYIKMGDKVNVQDNVMLHCTYEKFPLVIGNNVSIGHNAIVHGCTIHDNVLVGMGAIVMDDCLVESNSIVGAGSVVTQGTHIKSGEVWAGTPARKIKDTSTELLEGEVNRIANNYVKYSGWYKESTNL from the coding sequence ATGGCACTTATAAAAGAACTTTTAGGAAAAACCCCACAAATCGGAAACGATACTTTTTTAGCAGAAACAGCAACCATTATTGGTGATGTTACCATGGGCAAAGAATGCAGTATTTGGTATAACGCCGTGATTCGTGGTGATGTGAATTATATAAAAATGGGTGATAAAGTGAATGTACAGGATAATGTCATGTTGCACTGTACTTACGAAAAATTCCCGCTCGTAATCGGAAACAATGTTTCAATTGGACACAACGCAATCGTTCACGGCTGTACGATTCATGACAATGTTTTAGTTGGAATGGGCGCAATCGTGATGGATGACTGCTTAGTGGAAAGTAATTCAATTGTGGGAGCCGGTTCAGTGGTGACTCAGGGAACGCATATTAAATCAGGCGAAGTTTGGGCCGGGACGCCAGCGCGTAAAATAAAAGATACTTCTACCGAATTATTAGAGGGGGAAGTGAATCGTATTGCTAATAATTACGTCAAATATTCCGGCTGGTATAAAGAAAGTACGAATTTGTAA
- a CDS encoding NADP-dependent isocitrate dehydrogenase produces MDATLKIITAAGAQIEIDEIPVGEKVYLAGNTNGIAASSWDTIRKNKIFLNAPITTPQGDGYKSLNVTTRKFLGLYSNVRPCMSLHPFVETKHENMDIVIIRENEEDLYGGIEHQQTDEVVQCLKLISRPGCEKIVRYAFEYAKVYGRKKVTCFTKDNIMKQTDGLFHQVFDEIALEYPEIENEHWIIDIGAAKMADTPEIFDVIVTLNLYGDVISDIAAQIAGSVGFAGSANIGEECAMFEAIHGSAPRRAGQNMANPSGLLQGAVMMLNHIGQAEIAEKVQNAWLKTIEDGIHTYDIFKEGVNKEKVGTKEFAEAIIRNLGQHPSILKPMKVVKDAVLLLPKYVKKPAMDKKLVGVDLFVDWKGTDPDELAEKLQSINTENKHLTMITNRGIKVWPDGFSETFCTDHWRCRFQPRNGNMLYKNNIINLLAKALDAKIDVVKTENLYEFDGKKAYSLGQGQ; encoded by the coding sequence ATGGACGCCACACTGAAAATCATTACGGCCGCAGGAGCGCAAATTGAGATCGATGAGATCCCGGTGGGAGAAAAGGTCTATTTAGCAGGAAATACCAATGGCATTGCTGCAAGCTCTTGGGATACCATCCGCAAAAATAAAATTTTCCTGAACGCGCCGATCACCACTCCGCAAGGTGACGGTTATAAAAGTTTGAATGTTACCACGAGAAAATTCCTGGGTCTTTATTCAAATGTGAGACCCTGCATGAGTTTGCATCCTTTTGTGGAAACCAAACATGAAAATATGGACATCGTCATCATTCGTGAAAATGAAGAAGATTTATATGGAGGAATTGAGCACCAACAAACGGATGAAGTGGTGCAATGCTTAAAATTAATCAGCCGTCCCGGATGTGAAAAAATAGTTCGCTACGCTTTTGAATATGCGAAAGTTTATGGAAGGAAAAAAGTAACGTGTTTCACAAAGGATAATATTATGAAACAGACCGACGGTTTATTTCACCAGGTTTTTGACGAAATCGCTTTAGAATATCCGGAGATTGAAAATGAGCACTGGATCATCGATATCGGTGCGGCTAAAATGGCCGACACGCCGGAAATCTTCGACGTGATTGTTACTTTAAATCTATACGGTGATGTGATTTCAGATATTGCGGCGCAGATCGCGGGTTCTGTGGGCTTTGCGGGTTCTGCAAATATTGGGGAAGAATGTGCCATGTTTGAAGCAATTCATGGTTCTGCGCCCAGAAGAGCCGGACAGAATATGGCCAATCCATCGGGTTTGTTACAGGGAGCAGTAATGATGCTCAATCATATCGGACAAGCTGAAATTGCAGAAAAAGTACAGAATGCCTGGTTAAAAACCATTGAAGACGGAATTCACACTTATGACATTTTTAAAGAGGGTGTAAACAAAGAAAAGGTGGGAACAAAGGAATTCGCAGAAGCGATCATCAGGAATTTAGGACAACATCCTTCGATTCTGAAACCGATGAAAGTGGTAAAAGACGCCGTTCTGCTCCTTCCAAAATATGTAAAAAAACCTGCGATGGATAAAAAACTGGTCGGAGTAGATTTATTTGTGGATTGGAAAGGCACAGATCCTGATGAACTGGCGGAAAAACTACAAAGCATTAATACCGAAAATAAACACTTGACGATGATCACCAACCGCGGAATTAAAGTCTGGCCCGATGGATTTTCGGAAACGTTCTGCACTGACCATTGGAGATGCCGCTTCCAGCCTAGAAATGGAAATATGTTATACAAGAACAACATCATCAACTTATTGGCTAAAGCTCTCGACGCTAAAATTGATGTTGTGAAAACAGAGAATTTGTATGAATTTGATGGAAAGAAAGCGTACTCTTTAGGTCAAGGTCAGTAA
- a CDS encoding LysR family transcriptional regulator produces the protein MNYTLNQLRIFLKVVQTESVTKASEELFLTQPAVSIQLKNFQDQFDIPLTEVVGRKIYITDFGREIAEAAENIINQIHAINYKTLAYKGQLTGQLKISVVSTGKYVMPYFLSEFMKKNAGVELNMHVTNKYKVLESLENNSVDFALVSILPTAQNVEKLDLLQNKLYLVGSDRIPLKKGNSTKEIFENLPLIFREKGSGTRQTMEKFFSDNNISVLKRMELSSNEAVKQALLAGLGYSIMPIIGIKNELQNKELEIVPIKELPIKTTWSLIWLKGKNQTLVSAAYLEFLKKETSNIVQSKFIWSELY, from the coding sequence ATGAATTATACTTTAAATCAGCTTCGCATTTTTTTAAAAGTCGTACAAACTGAAAGTGTGACCAAGGCTTCAGAAGAACTTTTTCTGACGCAACCTGCGGTTTCCATTCAGCTTAAAAATTTTCAGGATCAGTTTGATATTCCTTTGACCGAAGTGGTCGGGAGAAAAATTTACATCACGGATTTTGGACGGGAAATTGCCGAAGCAGCGGAAAATATCATCAATCAGATCCACGCCATTAATTACAAAACATTAGCGTACAAAGGACAATTGACGGGACAATTAAAAATTTCTGTAGTTTCTACCGGGAAATATGTGATGCCTTATTTCCTCTCAGAATTTATGAAGAAAAATGCCGGTGTCGAACTTAATATGCACGTTACCAATAAATATAAAGTCCTGGAAAGTCTGGAAAATAACTCGGTCGATTTCGCCCTCGTTTCTATTTTGCCGACGGCTCAAAATGTTGAAAAATTAGATCTGCTTCAAAACAAATTATACCTGGTTGGAAGCGATAGAATACCTCTGAAAAAAGGAAACTCCACGAAAGAGATTTTCGAAAATCTCCCCCTGATTTTCAGGGAGAAAGGATCTGGAACGAGACAAACCATGGAGAAATTCTTTTCCGACAATAACATTTCTGTTCTTAAGAGAATGGAGCTCTCCTCGAATGAAGCGGTAAAACAAGCATTGCTCGCAGGTTTAGGATATTCAATTATGCCCATTATCGGTATCAAAAATGAATTACAAAATAAAGAGTTAGAAATTGTTCCCATTAAAGAATTGCCCATCAAAACGACGTGGAGTTTAATTTGGTTAAAAGGTAAAAATCAGACGCTCGTTTCGGCAGCTTACTTAGAATTTTTGAAAAAAGAAACCAGCAATATTGTGCAGTCAAAATTTATTTGGTCTGAGCTTTATTAA